Proteins from one Ovis aries strain OAR_USU_Benz2616 breed Rambouillet chromosome 12, ARS-UI_Ramb_v3.0, whole genome shotgun sequence genomic window:
- the MYOG gene encoding myogenin (The RefSeq protein has 1 substitution compared to this genomic sequence), which translates to MELYETSPYFYQEPHFYDGENYLPVHLQGFEPPGYERAELGLSPEARVPLEDKGLGPAEHCPGQCLPWACKVCKRKSVSVDRRRAATLREKRRLKKVNEAFEALKRSTLLNPNQRLPKVEILRSAIQYIERLQALLSSLNQEERDLRYRGGGGPQPGVPSECSSHSASCSPQWGSALEFGPNPGDHLLPADPTDAHNLHSLTSIVDSITVEDVTAAFPDETIPN; encoded by the exons ATGGAGCTGTATGAGACCTCTCCCTACTTCTATCAGGAACCTCACTTCTATGACGGGGAGAACTACCTGCCTGTCCACCTCCAGGGCTTCGAGCCGCCAGGCTACGAGCGGGCTGAGCTCGGCCTGAGCCCTGAGGCTCGCGTGCCCCTTGAAGACAAGGGGCTGGGGCCCGCGGAGCACTGCCCGGGCCAGTGCCTGCCGTGGGCGTGTAAGGTGTGCAAGCGGAAGTCGGTGTCTGTGGACCGGCGGCGCGCCGCCACTCTGAGGGAGAAGCGCAGACTCAAGAAGGTGAATGAAGCCTTCGAGGCCCTCAAGAGGAGCACCCTGCTCAACCCCAACCAGCGGCTGCCCAAAGTGGAGATCTTGCGCAGCGCCATCCAGTACATAGAGCGCCTGCAGGCCCTGCTCAGCTCCCTCAACCAGGAGGAGCGCGATCTCCGCTACCGAGGTGGGGGCGGACCCCAGCCAGGG GTGCCCAGTGAATGCAGCTCCCATAGTGCCTCCTGCAGTCCACAGTGGGGCAGCGCACTGGAGTTTGGCCCCAACCCAGGGG ATCATCTGCTCCCAGCGGACCCTACAGATGCCCACAATCTGCACTCCCTCACCTCCATCGTGGACAGCATCACAGTGGAGGATGTCACTGCGGCCTTCCCAGATGAAGCCATACCAAACTGA